Below is a genomic region from Mucilaginibacter auburnensis.
CAGCACATGGTCGTAAAAGCTAAAATCGTTACATGGTATCAGGTCTATACCTGCGTCCAACTGCGTTTGCCAGTTATCTTCTTTTATCTTTCGGGCAACTTCTTTCAGGTCGCGTAGTTCAAGTTTGCCTGCCCAAAATTGTTCGCAGGCTTTTTTTAATTGTCGTTGGCTACCTATGCGTGGGTAACCCAAGTTTTGCGTAAGCATTTAAATTGGTAGTGTTTTTTGATCCTATATTATTTATCTTCGCAAAACTATTTATACAGATTTTAATGCTTTTATTTATTTTTATTTAGGCATTTAAATCTTTTTTTAAAAAAAATTACAGAATTATTTACTATAGTCAACTAAATAAATCTGCGTAAACAGAAAAATATTTCATGGAAGAATTAGACGAAACCGATAAAGCGCTGTTAAAATTATTAGGTAATGACTCCGAGATCACCATAAAAGAGATGGCTGCAAAGGTTAACCTGTCGCCTTCCCCAGTTTTTGAACGGGTGAAAAGATTAAAGGCAGGCGGCTACATTAAAAAATATATTGCTTTAATAGATGCCGAAAAACTCAACTACGGACTGATAATTTTTTGCAACATTAAACTCAAGCAGCACGACAAAAGCATTGGACATGATTTTGTGAGCGATATAATGAAACTGGACGAGGTAACGGAGTGCTATAACATATCTGGCGATTTTGATTTTCTGCTGAAAGTTTACGCCCGGGATATGAAACACTACCAGGATTTTGTTTTTAACAAATTAGGTTCGGTAACCAGCATTGGAAGCACGCACAGTACGTTTGTTATGTGCGAGAATAAGAATACGCACAATATTAATTTGTGAGGATCGGGTGCAAGGCCCAACCTGCGTTATTAAGCAAAAATAAATCCTCCGCTTAAACCTTCAGGATAATAAACGTCAAACCAGCACAACCACAACAAACCGTTTGCTATGAAAGCCTGCATCGCCATTATCCTGCTTTTCTTTACCGTAACTGTCAATGCTCAAAATATTGATGCTTCTGCAAGTGCATCAACCGCTTTTGACAATTATGTATGGAACTGCGCATTAGGCGAAGACAGTGAATACGCCAATATCAGCATAGGCACAAATATTTTTGGCGATCAGGTGAAAACCTACAGTAAACCGTCCGGTGGGGTGTTACTTTCTGTGAAAAGATCAAAAAACATATTCGGCGATAAAGTAACCACAGTTACCAACCGCCAGGGACTAACATTATTGGAGCTTCAAAAAACCAAAGATATTTTTGGTGCTGAAACTGTAAAAATAACTGGTACTAACGGGCAACTATTAGGTTCCATCACCCGGTCTGTAGACATTTTTGGCGCAAAAAAAACCGAGATAAGAGATGTTGCGCATAACACCACTACCGTTATTACTGCATCAACCGATATTTTTAACAACCGGCAAATCAATATAAGCGGACCAAAAAACAGCTACGAGAACATGCTTGCTGGTTTTGTAGCTGAGATGAAGTATTGAGGAAGAACCAATAAAGAAAGTTGGGGCAATTACATAGAGAATAAATAAGTTGGTCCGGCATTTTAAAACACCGGACCGACATTTTCTCTGTTCCCTCTATTGGCATAGGTTTATATAGAACTGTATATCAATTCAATTAAACGCCTTCCTGAACTCCAGCGGCGATAAATTGGTCTTTGTTTTAAACAGCTTACTGAATGATTGCGGATGCTCAAAGCCTAACGCGTAAGCTACTTCGCTTACGGATAAATTGGTGGTTGACAGTCGCTCCTTTGCCTTTTCTATCAATTTATTATGAATGTGCTGTTGCGCATTTTGGCCGGTATGGGTGCGCAGCATGTCGCTTAAATAGCTTGGCGACAGGTTGAGCTTTTCTGCCAGTTGCTGAACCGAAGGTATACCTGCGGTTAATGCAGCCTCGTTGTTAAAATGTTCATCTAACAGCTCCTCCATTTTTTGCAACAGGTTATTGTTTACCGATTTACGGGTGAGGAACTGTCGCTTGTAAAACCGGTTGGCATAGTTAAGCAGCAACTCAATTTGCGCTATCATTACATCCTGACTAAAATCATCTATCCTGCTCTCTATCTCGGCTTCAATGTTTTTGAAGATAGACATGATAATTTCCTTTTCACTTTCAGATATATGAAGCGCTTCGTTAGCCGAATACGAAAAGAAACCGTAATTTTTAATGTTCTTAGCCAGCGGATATCCTAAAAGGAAATCGGGGTGAATAATTAGCGTGTACTCAGAGCATACGGTTTCGTCATCAAAAGGGCCACCAATTATTTGTCCGGGTGATGCAAAGAGCAAGCCGCCTTCATCAAAGTCATAATAGCCTTGTCCGTACTTTATGCGCCCTTTTAGTTGTGGCTTGTAGGATATTTTATAAAAACCCAAAACATGCTGTTCAGGAATTTTAGAGATATCAATATGGGTGTGTTCACCGTTAAGCAAACTAATAAGCGGATGCTTAGGCTGCGGTAAACCAAAGGCGCGGTGCGCATCAGACAACGACTCAACTTTTAGAAGGCGGCTTTCTGCTTTTTTCATGTTTAAATGTACTTAATTTTTATTTGGTATTTCCCTGAGCCGATGCTGATACCTCGTCCCAGGCTTCCCATTCGGCTAAACGCTCGGCATAGGTTTTACGTGTAAGCGGCAGGTTATGGCTGCCCAGGTTAAACCTTAACGGCGGATTTTCGCTATCAACCATTTTAAACAAAGCCTGTGGTGTGGCAGCCGGGTCGCCTTGTTCCATCTCTCTCAAATGGCCAAAGAATTCTGTTTTAAAATCGGTATAAACATCCAGCGGAGAAGTAAATTTTAAAGAATCCTGGCTACCAAACTCTGTGGCATATGCACCCGGCTCAATAACAGTTACCTTAATATTAAACTGTTTAACTTCGGCTGCCAAACTTTCGTAAATAGCCTCAAATGCCCATTTTGACGAGCTGTAATAACCAATAACCGGTATGGTAACAATGCCCACATTGCTTGACGTACCCATTATATGCCCATAACCTTGTTGTCTTAAGAGCGGCAGCGCGGCTTGTATAACCGCAACAGGGCCTAAAACATTGGTTTCATAAAGCGCGCGGATCTCTTCGGCGCTGCCCTCTTCAATGGTGCCTACCAGTGAGTAACCCGCATTGTTCAAAATAATATCTAAGCGGCCAAAAAGCGCATGCGCTTTTTCAACCGCCTCTTTTACCTGTGCATGGTTGGTTACATCCAGTTCAAGTAATAATACATTGTCGCCATACTGGTCTTTTAAGGCCGATATGCTTTCTATTTTACGTGCGGTAGCTGCTACCTTGTCGCCACGTTGCAGGGCTGCTTCAGCCCAAACACGTCCAAAACCGCGAGATGCGCCGGTAATGAACCATACTTTATTTTGCTTTTCCATAATTGTTTTTTTTATAAAACAAAGGTGGGCAAGTTAGCGGCAGCGGATGTAGCCAGATTGAGGGTAAGCGTAGCCGAATTGAGGATTGTTATCTCACCCAGGCCCAAAACCTGCGTTTATGTAAATACTCAGGTTCTGCTTCATACTTGTAAGCTTCACGCTCAAACGGTATTTGTTTATATGCCTCGTAATGGTTGCGGAAACGACAGAGGTTATATAAATAGCATAACAGATAAACCACGTAAAAAGGAAGAATGAGCATTTCCTTTTGTTGCGCCAGATGTATCTGTTCATGCCGTATAACACTGGGGTTACTTGCAAGTTCGCGCCTCTTTAACAAGATGAAGGGATAAAGCGCCATGCCTTCATACCATAAAAAGGGAACGATGATTATCATGCTATTTTGACAATGGCGAGGGTTTTATGTTACATGCGCCACTATAAAATTGCACTTTTCACAACACATTGACAATGAATTACAAATACACAACCCACACATAAATTTACTTACTTAAAAGTTGTTGCATGGCGTTACAGGTCGAATTTTTAACTAACTGAAATTTAAATTCTTAACAGATAAACCTATTACGGCTGTTACAACATTACATCTATTTTTGTGTAACAGCGCCAACGCCACATTGACCAATCTTCGCGCTTTAATCACTAATCTTTATTAATTTAGTGAAATGCAAAAAGACGATAAAAGCAAGCCTAACGGCAGAATGAAGATTTTTGTGCTGGATACTTCTGTCATACTGTATGACCATAGCGCTTTTCAAAACTTTCAGGAGCATGATGTGGCCATTCCCATACAGGTGCTGGAGGAGCTGGATGACAAGAAGAGCGGCAATGATACCCGCAACTTTGAAGCCCGCAGCTTTATACGTTTAATTGACGAGTTGTTCCGCAAGGATCTGATCAACCACTGGCAACCGCTTGGCGGCCATAATAAAGGCAGTTTCAAGGTAGTGGTTGACCCACCGCATTTAACAGATGATGCCATCACCATTTTCGGCACAGACAAAGCCGACCACCGCATACTCAACGCCGCCCTTGGTTTGCAGCAGGAGTATCCCAACAAAAAGGTAGTATTGGTGTCAAAAGATATTTGTCTTAGGTTGAAAGCCAAATCACTCAACCTCAATGCAGAAGATTACGAGACCGGCAAGGTAAAGAACGTGGAAGAACTGTATAGCGGCAAAACCCGCGTGCAAGCCACCGACAACATCATCAACCAACTTAAAAAACAAAACACCCTCCATGCCGATGTGGTAGCGTTAGGTTACACAGGCAACCACTTTTATACATTGCAAAGTAAAAAGAGTGATGTGGCCGTATTTTACAACAGTAGGCTGCAACAGTTGGAGCGCATAACCGAGCAGCCTATTTTTAATATCTCCCCTAAAAACCCCGAGCAGTCTTTTGCCATACATGCGCTGCTTAATCCTGATATTAAACTGGTAACCATACAAGGTAACGCGGGCACGGGCAAAACCCTGCTGGCACTGGCCGGAGCACTGGAACAGCGTAAGTATTACCGCCAGATATTTATTACCCGCCCCATTGTTCCATTGAGCAATAAGGATATAGGCTTTTTACCTGGTGATGTAAAATCCAAAGTTGACCCTTACATGGCCCCCATTTGGGATAATCTCAAGTTTATAAAAGATCAGTTTGCTGATGATGAAAAAATGCAGGCCAAACTGGACGAGTTAGTGGCTAATGATAAAATATCTATCGCGCCGTTGGCATTTATCCGAGGTCGTACGTTGAGCAAAATATTTTTTATAGTTGACGAGGCGCAGAACCTTACCCCGCACGAGGTAAAAACCATTATATCCCGCGCAGGAGAGAACAGCAAATTTGTATTCACGGGCGATATTTACCAGATAGATACACCTTATCTGGATGCCGAGAGTAACGGCCTCTCCTACCTGATAGATAAGGCCAAGGGCCACCCGCTATATGCGCACATCACCCTGCAAAAAGGCGAGCGCAGCGAGTTGGCCAATCTTGCTAACGATCTGCTGTAGTTAAACGCCGTAAAACACCTCGTTGTCTGCTTCCAGATGCGACAGGTCAGGTTGTTGCTCAAATATACCAAATACGGATGCGCCACTGCCGCTCATGGCAGCGTAAAGCGCGCCGGCTTCGTATAGAGCCGCCTTCACACCACGTATGGTAACATGGTTTTTAAATATGTTAGCCTCAAAATCATTTTTGATATGTTTCCGCCAGTTAGCTACAGGCTCTGTAATCAAATCATATAACGATTCTTTAACCGGTGCAGGTTGCACCCCTCGGTAAGCCTCACCGGTTGATACATGCACAGGTGGCATCACCAATACAATATGGTAGGCAGACAGGTCCAGTTTTATGCTTTCAAACTCATCGCCCTTCTCAAACGCGAACACAGGTTTATTCTCTATGAAAAACGCGCAGTCGGCCCCTAAAATGCGGGCGTAGTTTTGTTGTTGTTCAATGCTGAGGCCCAGTTCAAATTTCTGGTTCATCAGCTTGATAAAAAAAGCTGCGTCAGATGACCCTCCACCCAAACCTGCGCCGATGGGTATATGTTTATGCAGATGGATGGCAACAGGCGGCAGGTCAAAGTCCTTTTTCAACAGATGGTAGCCCTTAACGCACAGGTTATCCTCCATATCGCCCGGAATGTCCAAGCCCGATGATGTAAAAGTTAGCTCGTCGCTTTCTACCACTTCCAGCGCATCATTTATTTTAATGGGGTAGAATATGGTTTCGAGGTTATGGTAACCATCCGGGCGGCGCTCTGTTATATTTAAGCCGATGTTAATTTTTGCGTTGGGGAATAATATCATAAATGACTAACACGGCTGTTATTTTTAAACATCCGTAGGATACCAAAAATAGTTTATTTTTATTTGCGTTTTATACGAGATGATAGGTAAAAGGTTAAAGGCGAAAGGCTTTCTTTCTAACCAGCTAAGCACCAATCACTAATTCACTCAATCACTAATTCACTAATTAAAAAATGAAACAGTATCTCGACCTGATGCGCCACGTTATGGAAAACGGAACGCAAAAACACGACCGTACCGGCACCGGCACCATAAGCGTGTTTGGTTATCAGATGCGTTTTAACCTGCAGGAAGGTTTTCCATTGGTTACCACTAAAAAGCTTCACCTCAAATCAATCATCCATGAGTTGATCTGGTTTTTGCAGGGCGATACCAATATCAAATATTTGAAGGATAACGGCGTTCGTATTTGGGATGAATGGGCCGATGCCGATGGAAATTTAGGTCCAGTATACGGCTATCAGTGGCGCTCATGGCCAACACCCGATGGCGGAAGCATTGATCAGATCAAACAGATCATTCACCAGATAAAAAACAATCCCGATTCCCGCCGCATCATTGTATCGGCCTGGAACGTGGCAGATGTGAATCAAATGGCTCTGCCGCCCTGCCATTCGCTATTTCAGTTTTATGTTGCCGATGGTAAATTATCTTGTCAGTTGTATCAGCGCAGTGCCGATATATTTTTAGGTGTACCATTTAATATAGCATCATATGCCTTGTTAACCATGATGGTAGCGCAGGTATGTAACCTGGAACCGGGCGATTTCATCCATACTTTTGGCGATGCACACCTATATAATAACCACTTGGACCAAACCCGCCTGCAACTAAGCCGTGCGCCACGCCCATTGCCAACCATGAGGATCAATCCGGATGTGAAAGATATCTTCGATTTTAAATTTGAAGATTTTACTTTGGAGAATTATGACCCGTGGCCGCATATTAAAGGCGCGGTGGCAGTGTAACTGTTTGAACATTGAATTTCAGGATTGAAAGAATGACATCAATGCAACTTCATTCTAAAACCTAACCACACAAGTCTTAGTTCAGACATTAATTATAATTATATATTTGCTTAATGACCATCACCATAGTTGTAGCTATTGCTCAAAACCATGCTATTGGCAAGGATAATAAGCTGTTATGGCACTTACCTAACGACCTTAAACATTTTAAAAACATCACAACAGGGGGCACCGTAATAATGGGCCGCAAAACTTATGATTCTGTTGGTAAACCGCTGCCTAATCGACGCAATATTATTATCACACGCCAAAAAATAAACATTGAAGGTTGCGAGGTGGTAAATTCGCTTGATGAGGCTGTGGACTTATGCAAAACCGAGCAGGAAGTGTTTATTGTTGGCGGAGCCGAAATTTACAAAATGGCAATGCCGGTTACAGATCGTATTTACCTCACCATTGTTCACCACGACTTTGATGCAGATACTTATTTTCCTGAAATAGAGGGAAATAATTGGACAGAAACCGAGCGTGAAGATCATCAATCTGATGAAAAACACAAGTATGCTTACTCCTTTATTACGCTTGAGCGCAGGTAACATCCATACAACTTATTTTGTTTCAATTTAAAATTTTACGGTAATAAAATTTTGTTAGATTTGCCGTCTTGTTAAAAACGCTATAAACTAATTAATTATATACAAATACCACAATGCAAGGAAAAGGGGTTATTAAATTTTTTGCTGTTATATTAGCTTTAGCCTGTATATACCAGCTTTCGTTTACGTGGGTAGCTCATAAGGTTGAAAACGATGCCCGTTTATATGCCAAAGGTGATACTGCCGTAGAAAAAGCCTATCTGGATTCTATTTCAACTCAAC
It encodes:
- a CDS encoding helix-turn-helix domain-containing protein; translated protein: MKKAESRLLKVESLSDAHRAFGLPQPKHPLISLLNGEHTHIDISKIPEQHVLGFYKISYKPQLKGRIKYGQGYYDFDEGGLLFASPGQIIGGPFDDETVCSEYTLIIHPDFLLGYPLAKNIKNYGFFSYSANEALHISESEKEIIMSIFKNIEAEIESRIDDFSQDVMIAQIELLLNYANRFYKRQFLTRKSVNNNLLQKMEELLDEHFNNEAALTAGIPSVQQLAEKLNLSPSYLSDMLRTHTGQNAQQHIHNKLIEKAKERLSTTNLSVSEVAYALGFEHPQSFSKLFKTKTNLSPLEFRKAFN
- a CDS encoding Lrp/AsnC family transcriptional regulator, which produces MEELDETDKALLKLLGNDSEITIKEMAAKVNLSPSPVFERVKRLKAGGYIKKYIALIDAEKLNYGLIIFCNIKLKQHDKSIGHDFVSDIMKLDEVTECYNISGDFDFLLKVYARDMKHYQDFVFNKLGSVTSIGSTHSTFVMCENKNTHNINL
- a CDS encoding dihydrofolate reductase, encoding MTITIVVAIAQNHAIGKDNKLLWHLPNDLKHFKNITTGGTVIMGRKTYDSVGKPLPNRRNIIITRQKINIEGCEVVNSLDEAVDLCKTEQEVFIVGGAEIYKMAMPVTDRIYLTIVHHDFDADTYFPEIEGNNWTETEREDHQSDEKHKYAYSFITLERR
- a CDS encoding thymidylate synthase translates to MKQYLDLMRHVMENGTQKHDRTGTGTISVFGYQMRFNLQEGFPLVTTKKLHLKSIIHELIWFLQGDTNIKYLKDNGVRIWDEWADADGNLGPVYGYQWRSWPTPDGGSIDQIKQIIHQIKNNPDSRRIIVSAWNVADVNQMALPPCHSLFQFYVADGKLSCQLYQRSADIFLGVPFNIASYALLTMMVAQVCNLEPGDFIHTFGDAHLYNNHLDQTRLQLSRAPRPLPTMRINPDVKDIFDFKFEDFTLENYDPWPHIKGAVAV
- the ispE gene encoding 4-(cytidine 5'-diphospho)-2-C-methyl-D-erythritol kinase; the encoded protein is MILFPNAKINIGLNITERRPDGYHNLETIFYPIKINDALEVVESDELTFTSSGLDIPGDMEDNLCVKGYHLLKKDFDLPPVAIHLHKHIPIGAGLGGGSSDAAFFIKLMNQKFELGLSIEQQQNYARILGADCAFFIENKPVFAFEKGDEFESIKLDLSAYHIVLVMPPVHVSTGEAYRGVQPAPVKESLYDLITEPVANWRKHIKNDFEANIFKNHVTIRGVKAALYEAGALYAAMSGSGASVFGIFEQQPDLSHLEADNEVFYGV
- a CDS encoding SDR family NAD(P)-dependent oxidoreductase produces the protein MEKQNKVWFITGASRGFGRVWAEAALQRGDKVAATARKIESISALKDQYGDNVLLLELDVTNHAQVKEAVEKAHALFGRLDIILNNAGYSLVGTIEEGSAEEIRALYETNVLGPVAVIQAALPLLRQQGYGHIMGTSSNVGIVTIPVIGYYSSSKWAFEAIYESLAAEVKQFNIKVTVIEPGAYATEFGSQDSLKFTSPLDVYTDFKTEFFGHLREMEQGDPAATPQALFKMVDSENPPLRFNLGSHNLPLTRKTYAERLAEWEAWDEVSASAQGNTK
- a CDS encoding PhoH family protein, which gives rise to MQKDDKSKPNGRMKIFVLDTSVILYDHSAFQNFQEHDVAIPIQVLEELDDKKSGNDTRNFEARSFIRLIDELFRKDLINHWQPLGGHNKGSFKVVVDPPHLTDDAITIFGTDKADHRILNAALGLQQEYPNKKVVLVSKDICLRLKAKSLNLNAEDYETGKVKNVEELYSGKTRVQATDNIINQLKKQNTLHADVVALGYTGNHFYTLQSKKSDVAVFYNSRLQQLERITEQPIFNISPKNPEQSFAIHALLNPDIKLVTIQGNAGTGKTLLALAGALEQRKYYRQIFITRPIVPLSNKDIGFLPGDVKSKVDPYMAPIWDNLKFIKDQFADDEKMQAKLDELVANDKISIAPLAFIRGRTLSKIFFIVDEAQNLTPHEVKTIISRAGENSKFVFTGDIYQIDTPYLDAESNGLSYLIDKAKGHPLYAHITLQKGERSELANLANDLL